The Christiangramia flava JLT2011 genome has a segment encoding these proteins:
- a CDS encoding gluconate 2-dehydrogenase subunit 3 family protein, whose amino-acid sequence MDRRKALKNIGLGAGIFIVGPSTLSLLQSCKNEPDYEWQPVFLSASHGFALKRILDVIIPKTDTPGASDLNIAQFIDSYMDVVADLDRRDHFVKSSEAFSAAFKNEYDKAHEDGTDEDFENIVKKYLKATPAEKEEYAKRNTETQDMQEQESEMPMDPDAGALAYLTSVREMAIWAWKNSEVIGEEVMWYDPVPGQYIPCGPVEELGGGKAMSL is encoded by the coding sequence ATGGACAGAAGAAAAGCATTAAAAAATATAGGTCTGGGAGCAGGAATTTTTATCGTTGGACCTTCCACACTGAGTTTGCTGCAAAGCTGCAAGAATGAACCAGATTACGAATGGCAACCGGTGTTCCTATCGGCTTCCCATGGTTTTGCACTGAAAAGGATCCTGGACGTGATCATTCCAAAGACCGATACTCCCGGAGCTTCTGATCTGAACATCGCTCAGTTCATCGATTCGTATATGGACGTGGTGGCAGACCTGGACAGGAGAGATCATTTTGTAAAATCTTCCGAAGCTTTTTCCGCAGCTTTTAAAAATGAATATGATAAGGCCCATGAAGACGGAACCGATGAAGATTTTGAGAATATCGTGAAGAAATACCTGAAGGCCACTCCAGCTGAAAAGGAGGAGTATGCCAAACGAAACACAGAAACCCAGGATATGCAGGAACAGGAATCAGAAATGCCGATGGATCCTGACGCTGGAGCGCTGGCCTATCTAACCAGTGTTCGGGAAATGGCGATCTGGGCCTGGAAAAACAGTGAAGTAATAGGGGAAGAAGTGATGTGGTACGATCCCGTGCCAGGTCAATATATTCCTTGTGGTCCTGTAGAAGAATTAGGAGGTGGAAAAGCCATGTCCTTATGA
- a CDS encoding GMC oxidoreductase, which produces MSNFYENDSYDAIVVGTGISGGWAAKELTEKGFKTLVLERGRMVEHVKDYPTMNDDPWDYKYKGQLPREEVKRQEKQARTGYTVTESSRHWFVDDIKHPYNETKRFDWMRGYHVGGRSIMWGRHSYRWSDLDFAANKLDGHGVDWPIRYKDISPWYDKVESFIGVCGEKLGLSQLPDGQFLPPMDLNCVEDYFRTSISDNFNGRVMTSGRVAHITGDKKFEGRNKCQFRNRCIRGCPYGGYFSSNSSTLPAAAKTGNMDLRPYSIVSEVIYDPETKRAKGVKVIDTETKEEFEYYANVIFLCASAMASTSILMQSKSDRFPNGLGNDSGELGHNIMDHHFRVGASGKYDGFQDSYYKGRKPNGIYLPRFRNLEGNKDNLDFVRGYGYQGGASRGNWQDMIAEVGYGKELKEKLTEPGGWTMGLLAFGETLPYHENKMTLDYDKLDEWGLPTITFDAEFKENELKMRKDMREQAIQMLEKAGFKEISSYDDIGAPGLGIHEMGTARMGRDPKTSVLNGNNQVHEVPNVYVTDGACMTSASCVNPSLTYMALTARAADHASKNFKKSNA; this is translated from the coding sequence GTGAGCAATTTTTATGAAAATGACAGCTATGACGCGATAGTTGTTGGAACAGGTATCAGCGGAGGCTGGGCCGCAAAAGAACTAACCGAAAAAGGCTTTAAAACACTGGTGTTGGAAAGAGGCCGAATGGTGGAACACGTTAAAGATTATCCTACGATGAACGACGATCCGTGGGATTATAAATATAAAGGACAACTTCCACGTGAAGAAGTTAAAAGACAGGAGAAGCAGGCTCGTACCGGTTATACAGTTACCGAGTCCAGCAGGCACTGGTTTGTTGATGATATAAAGCATCCTTATAATGAAACGAAGCGTTTTGACTGGATGCGCGGGTATCACGTGGGGGGAAGATCAATTATGTGGGGTAGGCACAGCTATCGCTGGAGCGACCTCGATTTTGCGGCTAATAAACTGGATGGTCATGGTGTTGACTGGCCAATTCGTTATAAAGACATTTCGCCGTGGTATGATAAAGTAGAATCTTTTATTGGGGTTTGTGGGGAAAAACTTGGATTGAGCCAGTTGCCAGACGGGCAATTCCTGCCGCCTATGGATCTGAACTGCGTGGAGGATTATTTCAGAACCAGTATTTCAGATAACTTCAACGGAAGGGTCATGACTTCCGGAAGGGTAGCGCATATTACCGGAGATAAGAAATTTGAAGGTAGAAATAAATGCCAGTTTAGAAACCGATGTATCAGAGGTTGTCCTTATGGAGGATACTTCAGCAGTAACTCTTCTACACTGCCGGCTGCTGCCAAGACCGGAAATATGGATCTGAGACCTTATTCGATAGTTTCCGAAGTAATTTATGATCCAGAAACCAAACGTGCGAAAGGCGTCAAAGTGATCGATACGGAAACCAAGGAAGAATTCGAATATTATGCAAATGTGATCTTCCTTTGCGCATCGGCTATGGCTTCTACCAGCATTCTGATGCAGTCAAAATCTGACCGTTTTCCAAACGGACTAGGAAATGACAGTGGGGAACTGGGACACAATATTATGGACCACCACTTCCGAGTTGGTGCTTCGGGTAAATATGACGGTTTCCAGGATTCTTATTATAAAGGACGAAAACCTAACGGAATATACCTGCCTCGTTTCAGAAACCTAGAAGGAAATAAAGACAATCTTGATTTTGTACGTGGCTACGGTTACCAGGGTGGTGCCAGCCGCGGAAACTGGCAGGATATGATTGCTGAAGTGGGTTACGGAAAAGAACTGAAGGAAAAACTCACCGAGCCGGGAGGATGGACGATGGGACTGTTAGCTTTCGGAGAAACTTTACCGTATCATGAAAATAAAATGACTCTCGATTATGACAAACTGGATGAATGGGGACTACCAACCATCACGTTTGATGCTGAATTCAAGGAAAACGAGTTGAAAATGCGAAAGGATATGAGAGAGCAGGCCATCCAGATGCTGGAAAAAGCAGGATTTAAAGAGATTTCGTCTTATGATGATATCGGAGCACCAGGATTGGGAATTCACGAAATGGGAACCGCCAGAATGGGAAGAGATCCTAAAACCTCTGTTTTAAACGGAAATAACCAGGTTCATGAAGTTCCTAATGTGTATGTGACAGATGGAGCCTGTATGACATCTGCTTCCTGCGTGAATCCGTCGCTTACCTATATGGCACTAACCGCCAGGGCAGCCGATCATGCTTCTAAAAACTTTAAAAAATCCAACGCATAA
- a CDS encoding sugar phosphate isomerase/epimerase family protein: MRLHYFKVSQLLILSFLLVSFTFTSCKDNNNKEQQGETANVDSTATDSLFFKLSLAEWSLNKPIFAGELDPMDFAEKAHEYGFEGLEYVTAFYAQRIKDAEDPEAEMQAVLDTLKAKSEEFGLRNLLLMVDAEGDLAANDSVARNQAVENHKKWVDAAAFLGCHSIRVNLFGSDEAEEWKTNSIDGLSKLATYAEDKDINILVENHGYLSSDADLLVEVMKGVGMENVGTLPDFGNFCLKREGGERWEAKCIEEYPRYEGVEKMMPYAKAVSAKSYTFDDAGEEELIDYKKMLKIVKDAGYTGFIGVEFEGTDISPEEGIMDTKNLLINSAKQL; this comes from the coding sequence ATGAGACTACACTACTTCAAAGTATCGCAGTTGCTGATACTCAGCTTTTTATTGGTGAGCTTTACCTTCACCTCCTGCAAAGACAATAACAATAAGGAACAACAGGGAGAAACCGCCAATGTGGATTCTACCGCGACAGACAGCCTTTTCTTTAAACTTTCACTGGCAGAATGGTCTTTGAACAAACCAATTTTCGCCGGAGAACTGGATCCTATGGATTTTGCCGAAAAAGCCCATGAATACGGTTTTGAAGGCCTGGAATACGTTACCGCTTTTTACGCACAGAGGATCAAGGATGCAGAAGATCCAGAAGCTGAAATGCAGGCCGTATTAGATACCCTGAAAGCAAAAAGTGAAGAATTTGGTCTTCGCAATTTGTTGCTTATGGTCGATGCGGAAGGCGACCTGGCCGCCAATGATTCCGTAGCGCGAAATCAGGCAGTTGAAAATCATAAAAAATGGGTAGATGCCGCAGCATTTCTAGGCTGTCATTCCATTCGTGTGAACCTATTCGGCAGTGATGAAGCCGAAGAATGGAAAACCAATTCTATAGATGGCTTGTCAAAACTGGCGACTTATGCTGAAGACAAAGACATTAATATTCTCGTAGAAAATCATGGCTACCTTTCATCTGATGCGGATCTTCTGGTGGAGGTGATGAAGGGCGTTGGTATGGAAAACGTGGGAACACTTCCTGATTTTGGTAATTTTTGCCTGAAACGTGAAGGCGGCGAACGATGGGAAGCTAAATGTATTGAGGAATACCCAAGGTATGAAGGTGTTGAAAAAATGATGCCTTATGCCAAAGCTGTAAGCGCTAAATCTTACACCTTCGATGATGCCGGAGAGGAAGAGTTGATAGATTACAAAAAGATGCTGAAGATTGTGAAAGATGCGGGCTACACTGGTTTTATCGGGGTAGAATTTGAAGGAACCGACATTTCTCCTGAGGAAGGTATCATGGATACTAAAAACTTATTGATCAATTCAGCCAAACAACTCTAA
- a CDS encoding MFS transporter — MSKLVRFQLSLMMFLEFFIWGGWFVTLGTFLDFNLNASGAQIATAFSTQSWGAIIAPFIIGLIADRFFNAEKILGILHLAGAVLMYLMYNSTNFAEFYPLVLGYMIAYMPTLALVNSVSFNQMKDPAKEFSFIRVFGTIGWIVAGLVISYVFFWDAPEAREEGMLRNTFLMVGIASAFLGLFSFTLPKTPPTVDRSKKVSLVETLGLDALSLLKSKNFLVFFLASVLICIPLAFYYQNANLFLSEIGTENPTGLMTIGQASEVLFMLLLPFFFKRFGFKMTIIAGMIAWTIRYLLFAYGDAGELVFMLILGIALHGLCYDFFFVAGQIYTDFKAGEKFKSSAQGLITLATYGVGMLIGFYVAGLISDSNLVGEKLHDWKSIWIFPAAFAFGVMILFALFFRNEKIDKSQIEI; from the coding sequence ATGAGTAAACTCGTACGCTTTCAACTATCCCTCATGATGTTCCTGGAATTCTTCATCTGGGGCGGATGGTTCGTAACCTTAGGTACCTTTTTAGATTTTAACCTGAATGCATCGGGTGCACAGATCGCTACCGCCTTCTCCACCCAGTCCTGGGGAGCCATTATTGCTCCTTTTATTATTGGGCTTATCGCAGATCGTTTTTTCAACGCGGAAAAGATCCTGGGAATCCTGCATCTGGCAGGCGCCGTACTGATGTATTTAATGTATAACAGCACCAATTTTGCAGAATTTTATCCACTTGTCCTGGGTTATATGATTGCCTACATGCCTACTCTGGCGCTGGTAAATTCCGTTAGTTTCAACCAGATGAAAGACCCTGCAAAAGAGTTTTCATTTATTCGTGTTTTTGGAACTATTGGCTGGATCGTGGCCGGTCTGGTAATTAGTTACGTATTCTTTTGGGATGCTCCGGAAGCTCGAGAAGAGGGAATGCTAAGAAACACCTTCCTAATGGTTGGAATCGCTTCAGCATTTTTGGGGCTTTTCAGCTTTACCTTACCTAAAACTCCGCCAACAGTAGACCGTTCTAAAAAAGTAAGCCTGGTAGAAACCTTAGGTTTGGATGCGCTAAGCCTTCTGAAAAGTAAAAATTTCCTGGTTTTCTTTTTGGCTTCCGTATTAATATGTATCCCTCTGGCTTTTTATTACCAAAACGCCAACTTATTTTTATCTGAAATCGGTACGGAAAATCCAACCGGGTTGATGACCATAGGTCAGGCTTCTGAAGTACTTTTTATGCTACTGCTCCCCTTCTTCTTTAAAAGATTCGGTTTTAAAATGACCATTATCGCGGGGATGATTGCCTGGACCATACGTTATCTGTTATTCGCTTATGGTGATGCCGGCGAGCTCGTTTTTATGCTCATCCTGGGAATTGCTCTTCACGGCCTGTGCTATGACTTTTTCTTTGTGGCCGGCCAGATCTATACCGATTTTAAAGCAGGTGAAAAATTCAAAAGTTCCGCGCAGGGATTGATCACACTCGCCACCTATGGCGTGGGAATGCTGATTGGTTTTTACGTGGCAGGACTTATTAGCGATTCCAACCTGGTGGGCGAAAAACTCCACGATTGGAAATCCATTTGGATCTTCCCGGCAGCCTTTGCATTTGGAGTAATGATCCTTTTCGCCTTATTTTTCAGAAACGAAAAAATAGATAAAAGTCAAATAGAAATTTAA